CGAGAGGCGCGGCGGCTCACCGGGGCGCCGCATGGTGGCCGCGCCGCCGCACATGTTCGGCCGGCCGGTGAGGCAGTACTCGCAGCTCCCGCAGAAGGCGGAGAGACAGCCGATGACGTGGTCACCCGGCTGTACGTGAGTCACGAGCTCGCCGACGGCCTCGACGATGCCCGCGGGCTCGTGGCCCAGCACGAGCGGCGGCGGCACGGGCAGGCCCGCCTCGACGACGTGCAGGTCGCTGTGACACACGCCGGTGGCGGCGGTGCGCAGGAGCACCTCGCGCGGGCCCGGGCGGCTGATGTCGATGTCCTCGAGCTCGAGCGGCTGCTTGAAGGCGCGCATCACGGCAGCTTTCATGGCGGTCTCCTTGTTGGTCTCGCGGGGAATTGTGTCACGGCGCGGCGCCGAGCAGCGTCTCGGCCAGCCAGCGCCGCTGGTGCATGGCGTCGCCGAACGCCGGCCGCGTGGTCTGCGCGCGTTTCAGATACAGATGGGCGTCGCAATCGAGCGTGAAGCCGAAGCCGCCGTGCAGCTGCACCGCGCGCGAGGCCGCGAACACGTACACGTCGCAGGCTTTCGCCTTGGCCATGCGCGCGAGCGCCTCGGCGTCCGGGGAGCCGTCGTCGAGCGCCGTCGCGGCGGCGTACACGAGCGAGCGCAGCCCCTCGACGCCGATCAGCACGTTCACGAGCGGGTGCTTCACGGCCTGGAACGAGCCGATCGGCTTGCCGAACTGCTCGCGCGTGGCCGTGTACGCCGAGGTGAGCGCGAGCAGGGCGTCGGCGCCGCCCGCCATCTCGGCGGCGAGCGCGAGGCACGCCCAAGGCGTGAGTCGCTCGAGCACCTCGGCGCCGCTCGCCGGCAGGAAAGCCGCCGCGTCGAGCGCGACGGCGTCCAGGTCGACGCGCGCGCTGCGGCGCGTGCGGTCGAGCACGACCTCGGGCTCGATCCGCGCCCCGGGCGCGCGCGCGGGAACCAGCGCGAAGCGGTCGCCGCGGCGCGCGACGAGCACGTCGGCGAGCGCGCCGCCCCAGACGGCGTCGCGGCCGAGCGCCAGCGCCGGGCGCGATTCGCCGGCCACCCAGGACCGCAGCCAGCGCTCGCGCTGCGCCTCCGAGCCGCTCTGCGCCAGCGCGAGCGCCGCCAGAGTGGCGGGGAGAAGGGGGGAGGGGAGCAGGCGGCGGCCCGTCTCCTCCATCAACACCGAAAGGTGTAGGGCGCCCAGACCCGCGCCGCCGTACTTCTCGGGCACGCACAGCCCGAGCCAGCCCAGCGCCGCGAGCTCCTTCCAGTCACCCGGATCCTCGCCCGCGTCAGCGTCGGCCAGCGCGCGCACCCGCGCGATCGGAAAGCGCTCGTCCAGCCAGCGGCGCGCCTCGGCGCGCAGGAGCGCGAGCTCTTCGTCGTAGCGGAGCGGCGTGTTCATCGCGTCTTCGGCTGCCCGAGCACGCGCTCGCCCAGGATGTTGCGCAGGATCTCGCTAGTCCCGCCCGCAATGGTCATCGCGAACGAGTTCAGGTACGAGCGCTGCCACTCGGCGTTGG
This genomic window from Myxococcota bacterium contains:
- a CDS encoding acyl-CoA dehydrogenase family protein gives rise to the protein MNTPLRYDEELALLRAEARRWLDERFPIARVRALADADAGEDPGDWKELAALGWLGLCVPEKYGGAGLGALHLSVLMEETGRRLLPSPLLPATLAALALAQSGSEAQRERWLRSWVAGESRPALALGRDAVWGGALADVLVARRGDRFALVPARAPGARIEPEVVLDRTRRSARVDLDAVALDAAAFLPASGAEVLERLTPWACLALAAEMAGGADALLALTSAYTATREQFGKPIGSFQAVKHPLVNVLIGVEGLRSLVYAAATALDDGSPDAEALARMAKAKACDVYVFAASRAVQLHGGFGFTLDCDAHLYLKRAQTTRPAFGDAMHQRRWLAETLLGAAP